One Alkalibaculum bacchi DNA window includes the following coding sequences:
- a CDS encoding diphthine--ammonia ligase codes for MTKDCFISWSGGKDSCLAMYKAIELGYKPKKLFTMFSIENQISSAHRLSEETLRAQADAIGISSYIGKAAFEEYENVFVDSITSFKAEGMNYGVFGDIDIDQHREWEENVCKKASLEAVLPLWQMNRKELVKEFIDLGFKAKIIVVNTTMLSTSFLGRDLSYPLMAEIEDYGADVCGENGEYHTIVYDGPIFYKPLNLKYRDEITPIEDRWAQLKIIL; via the coding sequence ATGACAAAAGATTGTTTTATTTCATGGAGTGGTGGGAAGGATTCATGTCTTGCAATGTATAAAGCTATCGAGCTCGGCTACAAACCTAAAAAACTATTTACTATGTTTAGCATTGAAAATCAAATTAGTTCAGCTCATAGATTAAGCGAAGAGACCCTAAGGGCTCAGGCAGATGCAATAGGCATTAGCTCCTATATTGGAAAAGCTGCATTTGAGGAGTACGAGAACGTTTTTGTAGATAGCATCACTTCTTTTAAAGCCGAAGGCATGAATTACGGCGTTTTTGGTGATATCGATATAGACCAGCACAGAGAATGGGAAGAAAATGTCTGCAAAAAAGCATCTCTTGAGGCTGTATTGCCCCTTTGGCAAATGAATCGAAAAGAACTTGTAAAGGAATTTATCGACTTAGGATTTAAAGCAAAAATCATTGTCGTAAATACTACTATGCTAAGTACGAGCTTTTTAGGGCGAGATTTATCTTATCCATTAATGGCTGAAATTGAAGATTATGGCGCAGATGTTTGCGGTGAAAATGGCGAATATCACACAATCGTTTATGATGGTCCTATATTTTATAAGCCTTTAAATCTAAAATATAGGGATGAAATCACACCTATAGAAGATCGATGGGCACAGTTGAAAATCATACTTTAA
- a CDS encoding damage-control phosphatase ARMT1 family protein, whose translation MEITLDCIPCMLKQALESSRLVTNDIDKQKKIIEEALAVLLDYKKYKNSPDLVRKIQKIIINITGEEDPYYEIKRRDLRAAKEVYRFLIAFMQKKNRDLYWALKTAATGNNIDAAVYYDIDIEKCVESELEKEFYICDLDIFNNKLKEASNILIIGDNTGETIFDKVMIENMPKIPVVYAVRKSPILNDTTEKEAYESGLGQIATIVSTGCDAPGVILEECSDDFIKIYNNSDIIISKGQGNFEGLSERKENLFFLLKAKCPTIANKLKVDLNSYVFKYNGE comes from the coding sequence ATGGAAATTACTCTTGATTGTATTCCATGTATGTTAAAACAAGCTTTGGAGTCTTCTAGATTGGTAACGAATGATATCGATAAACAAAAAAAGATAATAGAAGAAGCGTTAGCTGTATTGTTAGATTATAAAAAGTATAAAAATTCTCCCGACTTAGTACGAAAAATACAAAAAATTATAATAAATATTACAGGTGAAGAAGATCCTTATTATGAAATCAAAAGAAGAGATTTAAGAGCAGCCAAAGAGGTATATAGATTTCTAATTGCATTTATGCAAAAGAAAAACAGAGATTTATATTGGGCATTAAAAACAGCAGCTACAGGAAATAATATTGATGCAGCTGTGTATTATGATATTGATATTGAAAAATGCGTAGAAAGTGAATTAGAAAAGGAATTTTACATATGTGATTTGGATATTTTTAATAATAAGTTGAAAGAAGCATCCAATATCTTGATTATAGGAGATAATACGGGAGAAACGATCTTTGATAAGGTAATGATTGAAAATATGCCCAAGATACCTGTTGTATATGCTGTTAGAAAGTCGCCAATTCTAAATGATACAACAGAAAAAGAAGCTTATGAATCAGGTCTTGGACAAATAGCAACAATCGTATCTACGGGATGCGATGCACCAGGAGTAATTTTAGAAGAGTGTTCTGATGATTTTATTAAAATTTACAATAATTCAGATATCATTATCAGTAAAGGACAGGGTAATTTTGAGGGGCTTTCTGAAAGAAAAGAAAACTTATTCTTTTTATTAAAGGCAAAATGTCCTACGATAGCAAATAAATTGAAGGTAGACTTAAATAGCTATGTGTTCAAATATAATGGAGAATAA
- a CDS encoding NifB/NifX family molybdenum-iron cluster-binding protein, whose product MFSFKTEKNRISSHFGEAPIFMLFAFKPSEKVVEQVDFIANPYNSETKGKGILAAEFLIKKNIDILIV is encoded by the coding sequence GTGTTTTCCTTTAAAACGGAAAAAAATAGAATAAGTTCTCATTTTGGAGAGGCACCAATATTCATGCTATTTGCATTTAAACCATCAGAAAAAGTTGTTGAGCAAGTAGATTTTATTGCTAATCCATATAATAGTGAGACAAAGGGAAAGGGGATTTTAGCAGCTGAATTTTTGATAAAAAAGAACATAGATATTTTAATAGTTTAA
- a CDS encoding iron-sulfur cluster carrier protein MrpORP, with translation MSENCDQSCNSCAEDCAERKEQQNDFSEKLHEMSNVKRVIGIVSGKGGVGKSLVTSMLAVTMNRMGYHTAILDADITGPSIPKAFGIREKAVGNELGLLPVKTKTGIDIMSVNLLLENDTDPVVWRGPVIANTVKQFWSDVIWSDVDFMFIDMPPGTGDVPLTVFQSIAVDGIIVVTSPQELVSMIVSKAVKMAEMMNIPIIGLVENMSYFKCPDNGKDYNIFGDSHIEEVAKKHNLKVLAKLPIDPKIAKTCDIGMIELFDGNWFDSVAKILEQMEAKKMIKIAVASENEIVTEHFGHCVNFNIFEAENDQIIKSESIPNPGHKPGFLPNYLNDMGVNVVISGGMGGGAIDIFNEKGIEVIVGATGNAKATAEAYLQGSLKSTGSVCHEHQHHDECEE, from the coding sequence ATGAGCGAAAATTGTGATCAAAGCTGCAACAGTTGCGCAGAAGACTGTGCAGAAAGAAAAGAACAACAAAATGATTTCTCTGAGAAATTACATGAAATGAGCAACGTTAAAAGGGTCATCGGTATTGTTAGTGGCAAAGGAGGAGTAGGTAAGTCACTGGTTACTTCTATGCTTGCAGTTACAATGAACAGAATGGGTTATCATACTGCTATTCTTGATGCTGATATCACTGGGCCTTCTATTCCTAAAGCTTTTGGCATTAGAGAAAAAGCTGTAGGTAATGAACTTGGACTATTGCCTGTTAAAACAAAAACCGGCATTGACATTATGTCTGTTAATTTACTTTTAGAAAATGATACCGATCCCGTTGTTTGGAGAGGACCTGTTATTGCCAATACAGTTAAACAGTTTTGGAGTGATGTCATCTGGAGTGATGTGGATTTTATGTTCATAGATATGCCTCCAGGTACTGGTGATGTTCCTCTTACAGTATTTCAGTCTATAGCTGTTGATGGAATTATTGTTGTAACTTCTCCTCAGGAGCTTGTATCTATGATTGTATCAAAAGCAGTTAAGATGGCTGAGATGATGAATATTCCTATCATTGGTCTTGTAGAAAATATGTCTTACTTTAAATGCCCTGATAATGGTAAGGATTACAATATATTTGGGGATAGTCATATCGAAGAAGTAGCTAAAAAACATAATTTAAAGGTTCTTGCAAAGCTTCCCATAGACCCTAAAATAGCTAAAACTTGTGATATCGGAATGATAGAGCTTTTCGATGGCAATTGGTTTGATTCTGTTGCAAAAATATTAGAACAAATGGAGGCAAAGAAAATGATTAAAATTGCTGTAGCTAGTGAAAATGAAATAGTAACTGAGCACTTTGGACATTGTGTCAACTTCAATATTTTTGAAGCTGAAAATGACCAAATTATAAAGAGTGAATCCATACCAAACCCAGGACACAAACCTGGCTTTCTACCAAATTACTTAAATGATATGGGTGTTAATGTGGTCATTTCTGGTGGTATGGGAGGTGGCGCTATAGATATTTTTAATGAGAAAGGTATTGAAGTCATCGTCGGAGCAACGGGGAATGCTAAGGCCACAGCAGAAGCATATCTACAGGGTAGCCTAAAATCCACAGGTTCCGTTTGTCATGAGCACCAACATCACGATGAATGTGAAGAATAA
- a CDS encoding ATP-binding protein: MKQLLILSGKGGTGKTTIASAFIKLSNAKVYADCDVDAPNLHLIIGQGSEPKKTDYYGLPKSEINPELCIECDQCRQNCRFDAISVKRTYKVDSFACESCGVCEYVCPVDAISLKPAIAGELMLYTNEERVFSTAQLKMGSGTSGMLVTEVKKQMKLADPDTELAIIDGSPGIGCPFIASLSGVDMVLIVAEPSISGISDMERIIKTAAKFGTKIAICINKFDTNYANTEKIELFCKNKGLTFVGKIPFDSDAVKAINNGQTIVDINCASGLAVREAYNKAMELLFKDDNGSR, encoded by the coding sequence ATGAAACAACTACTAATTCTTAGCGGAAAAGGAGGTACTGGAAAAACGACAATAGCCAGCGCTTTTATAAAGCTTTCAAACGCTAAGGTTTACGCAGATTGTGATGTAGATGCACCTAATCTACACCTTATAATAGGACAAGGGTCTGAGCCGAAAAAAACAGATTATTATGGTCTGCCAAAATCTGAGATTAATCCTGAACTATGTATTGAATGTGATCAATGTAGACAAAACTGTAGATTTGACGCTATTTCAGTTAAAAGGACATATAAAGTAGATTCTTTTGCCTGTGAAAGCTGTGGTGTTTGCGAGTATGTTTGTCCTGTAGACGCGATATCATTAAAACCTGCTATAGCTGGAGAGTTGATGTTGTATACAAATGAAGAAAGAGTTTTTTCAACAGCACAATTGAAAATGGGCAGTGGTACCTCTGGAATGTTGGTTACTGAGGTCAAAAAGCAGATGAAATTAGCAGATCCGGATACTGAACTTGCCATTATTGACGGTTCACCGGGTATTGGCTGCCCCTTTATAGCATCCCTTAGTGGTGTGGATATGGTTCTAATCGTGGCTGAGCCTTCAATATCGGGGATTAGCGATATGGAGCGCATCATAAAAACAGCAGCAAAATTTGGAACGAAAATCGCAATCTGTATAAACAAATTTGATACCAATTATGCAAATACAGAGAAGATAGAGCTGTTTTGTAAAAACAAAGGATTGACCTTTGTAGGTAAAATACCTTTTGATTCAGATGCAGTAAAAGCGATTAATAACGGCCAGACTATTGTGGATATAAATTGTGCATCGGGGTTAGCAGTAAGAGAGGCCTATAATAAGGCTATGGAACTCTTATTTAAAGACGATAATGGATCAAGATAA
- a CDS encoding 4Fe-4S binding protein: protein MKIAVLSGKGGTGKTLVSVNLAAVAQKSTYIDCDVEEPNGHLFFKPIDVQEEEVSVKIPQVDNERCNGCRKCVDFCKFNALAYIKDKLIIFEEICHSCGGCIMLCPEKALTEKEKGIGKMQRGISDEVTVYTGILDTGEASGISIIKKLLVNNKSKGDEQTFIDCPPGSACIVMESIKDADYCVLVAEPTLFGVHNLNMVYELVKLFNKPFGVVLNKCVDGENPAEKFCLEKNIKILKRLPFDNELGMLNSNAEIAARKTKKYYAIFSSLLETVKREVQYETTTNS from the coding sequence ATGAAAATAGCTGTGCTAAGCGGCAAGGGCGGTACAGGTAAAACACTAGTATCGGTTAATTTAGCTGCAGTAGCGCAAAAATCAACTTATATTGATTGTGATGTTGAAGAACCCAATGGACATCTGTTTTTTAAACCTATAGATGTGCAGGAAGAAGAAGTATCTGTAAAAATTCCACAAGTGGATAATGAACGTTGCAATGGATGCCGAAAGTGCGTTGACTTTTGCAAATTTAATGCCCTTGCCTATATAAAAGACAAACTGATTATATTTGAAGAGATTTGTCACTCCTGTGGTGGTTGCATTATGCTTTGCCCAGAAAAAGCGTTGACAGAGAAAGAAAAAGGTATTGGGAAAATGCAAAGAGGAATTTCCGATGAGGTAACAGTATACACAGGAATATTGGACACAGGCGAAGCTTCAGGTATTTCAATTATAAAAAAACTGCTTGTCAACAATAAATCCAAAGGAGATGAACAGACTTTTATTGATTGCCCTCCTGGAAGTGCTTGTATCGTAATGGAGAGCATTAAGGATGCTGATTATTGTGTGTTAGTCGCTGAGCCTACATTATTTGGCGTTCATAATCTCAATATGGTATACGAACTAGTCAAGTTATTTAATAAGCCTTTCGGGGTGGTTCTCAATAAATGTGTAGACGGAGAAAATCCAGCTGAAAAATTCTGTCTAGAAAAAAACATCAAGATTTTAAAGCGTTTACCCTTTGACAACGAACTAGGCATGTTGAATTCAAATGCTGAAATTGCAGCTAGAAAAACCAAAAAATACTATGCCATATTTTCTTCTCTGCTAGAGACCGTAAAAAGGGAGGTGCAATATGAAACAACTACTAATTCTTAG
- a CDS encoding NifB/NifX family molybdenum-iron cluster-binding protein — MKIAIPVDEKDMGTNVCVSFGRTPYFLIYDTESKESVFLDNSAVASSGGAGIKAAQIIVDSNIEALLTPRCGQNAANVLKAANIKMYKTTTLSVKDSIDAFIAETLSLLDDIHEGFHGQVGN, encoded by the coding sequence ATGAAAATAGCAATACCTGTAGATGAAAAAGACATGGGAACAAATGTATGTGTATCTTTTGGACGTACGCCTTATTTTCTTATATACGATACGGAATCAAAAGAGAGTGTATTTCTAGACAATAGCGCAGTAGCCAGCTCAGGTGGCGCAGGGATTAAAGCGGCACAAATAATTGTAGATAGTAATATAGAAGCTTTGCTAACTCCTCGATGTGGGCAAAATGCTGCTAACGTGTTAAAAGCTGCTAATATTAAAATGTATAAAACGACAACCCTATCCGTAAAAGATAGTATTGACGCTTTTATTGCCGAAACGCTTTCTTTGCTAGATGATATTCATGAGGGGTTTCATGGCCAGGTCGGCAATTAA
- a CDS encoding helix-turn-helix domain-containing protein, with protein MPGTIHNDRWISLQEVCDYLGVKRHTVTRWIDQRGMPASKVGKLWRFKTADIDEWVKKGEASDEREVIK; from the coding sequence ATGCCTGGAACAATACATAACGACAGATGGATATCCCTGCAAGAAGTTTGCGACTATCTTGGCGTAAAGCGCCACACGGTCACGCGTTGGATTGATCAGCGCGGTATGCCTGCATCCAAGGTGGGAAAGCTCTGGCGTTTCAAAACCGCTGATATAGACGAATGGGTTAAAAAAGGCGAAGCCTCCGATGAGCGGGAGGTTATAAAATGA
- a CDS encoding LuxR C-terminal-related transcriptional regulator, whose translation MNRFKTLNARRLSVVGFSFLFAYILSFQFEGQVLYSLLNLRGTEADRYILAAIIAHFAGLFTCGLFVKSQAAAKSMMFGGMGLCLAATVPFFFAPSSLWIGGLIVSGYFSGCVVAAWGFFLRAFAPKNERIKSCADVLIYSNLLMVAVNVVAMNRSTFIGLGFSMLCLVIGMVFIWMLPLEQENEQNKTFKNKTHGGIKNPLILLCLFIFIITINSGLMYQVINPAFEPLTRLVSWYWAVPYIVALVIMRNLPMKAKRSRILYIGMAMIIGAFISFMLLGRNTSDYLIVDTLMLGACGVFDLFWWSILGEMLDYSDNPAQTFGIGLSANVFGVLCGGVLGMTVTSIGLPSAEVAVIALTVVCVTLVMLPPLNHQLVLLLKSHAYLATYDNISQSQQTDIIRQIKILDPLTVREEEVLQLILSGKSNREIAGALFISESTVKTHVRNIFSKYDAGSRAELISTLLKNQRVE comes from the coding sequence ATGAACAGATTTAAGACTTTAAATGCCCGTAGGCTTTCTGTTGTTGGATTTTCATTTCTTTTTGCCTATATTCTATCCTTCCAGTTTGAGGGACAGGTACTGTACAGCCTGCTGAATCTGCGTGGAACAGAAGCCGACCGTTACATACTGGCTGCAATTATCGCACATTTTGCAGGGCTTTTTACCTGTGGCCTGTTTGTCAAATCACAGGCGGCCGCCAAAAGTATGATGTTCGGTGGTATGGGCTTATGCTTAGCCGCCACTGTGCCCTTCTTTTTTGCTCCCTCCTCTCTATGGATAGGCGGACTGATTGTCAGCGGATACTTTAGCGGCTGCGTGGTGGCGGCATGGGGATTTTTTCTCAGGGCCTTTGCTCCCAAGAACGAGCGCATTAAATCCTGTGCCGACGTTCTGATTTATTCCAATTTGCTGATGGTTGCAGTTAACGTGGTGGCCATGAACAGATCAACCTTTATCGGGCTTGGCTTCTCTATGCTTTGCCTTGTTATCGGCATGGTCTTCATTTGGATGCTGCCGTTGGAGCAGGAGAATGAGCAGAACAAAACATTTAAAAATAAGACGCATGGCGGCATTAAAAACCCGCTAATATTGCTGTGTCTTTTTATCTTTATCATCACAATTAATTCAGGACTAATGTATCAGGTCATCAACCCCGCTTTTGAACCTCTGACGAGGCTGGTGAGCTGGTATTGGGCTGTGCCTTATATTGTGGCACTTGTTATTATGCGCAACCTACCTATGAAAGCAAAGCGTTCCAGAATTTTGTATATCGGAATGGCAATGATTATAGGAGCGTTCATCAGCTTTATGCTGTTAGGGCGAAACACTTCCGACTATCTGATTGTGGATACGCTGATGCTCGGTGCTTGTGGTGTTTTTGATCTGTTTTGGTGGAGCATCCTTGGAGAAATGCTGGATTATAGCGACAACCCAGCACAAACCTTTGGCATTGGGCTTTCCGCCAATGTATTTGGCGTGCTTTGCGGAGGCGTCTTGGGAATGACCGTAACATCCATTGGGCTTCCCAGTGCGGAGGTTGCGGTGATTGCCCTTACTGTGGTTTGCGTTACACTGGTTATGCTACCACCACTGAACCACCAGCTTGTTTTACTGCTGAAAAGCCATGCCTACCTTGCTACTTATGACAATATAAGTCAGTCACAGCAAACGGACATTATTCGTCAAATTAAAATTCTTGACCCACTGACCGTCCGGGAGGAAGAGGTATTACAGTTAATCCTTTCGGGCAAATCAAACCGTGAGATTGCCGGGGCTTTGTTTATCAGTGAGAGTACTGTAAAAACACATGTAAGGAACATTTTTTCAAAATATGATGCCGGTAGTCGGGCAGAACTCATCAGCACCCTGCTGAAGAATCAAAGGGTTGAATAA
- a CDS encoding zinc ribbon domain-containing protein, producing the protein MENFCTNCGKELHTSARFCAKCGAPVLDGSVSPVPAEQPKPVAHTQIKSEVQPKEYTPPLKIPKRKSAAAPKRNSGRNTLCIVLSVLLIIQIVAVALYGWPGFMVGGGVKRPSVQKSDSFTLQEGQTTVSTDGGVTVDFGPYNAMDGEKVSVKELSADSDSIEGGTRTAYDISAGERTEFDGLLTITLPYDESKTDSTDEEGSVLAEYYNRETSEWELVDYTVNTTDNTVNITTDHLSQYCTVTLRDAGSPYALLSKFSSKRLDDETAIAILREYEQTGQPGEVSDSLLQTFYKQFLPMQYQQNLGDTEAEAVHELVDWLADVSELAAQGGGYKQAASVLEKTGYMLLGVSALSLGDTMIDAYKGKESAETVAAEAYKLSYNVGVALLDYKKITTGMVQLSMLGVIALDYSLNKFMVAANQTYKDAIFKAVIAYNEEVHPWTEAEWYARIMGLYKNRGDNPEKFNAALRGIMENYSSRYFHDTWEEQQVAANLAGLHTYTTDALQVTDAAKEYCIEQYMARLGERLQPVLGEVVKRIRYDSLKAYGKNATELRQALNAPLVFEVAEEIPDGEKSQYAGCTVVISRPNAPVGGAWTVGLDKYGRASLDATILGYMQAGIPTQLRLWNKGDDEFEDEPLLTQTFKVTEKVTVIPLGKTGIDAKWFEGNWRNPVHNTVMRLEIIDDTKCSYTTTIDDESITTQTTYVFDKETSSITFAASDKNGTDGRVWMPEVIFHGYEENGGGYIASGSGSRYERIK; encoded by the coding sequence ATGGAAAATTTTTGTACTAATTGTGGCAAAGAGCTTCATACCAGCGCTCGCTTCTGCGCCAAATGCGGCGCGCCGGTTCTTGATGGGTCCGTGAGTCCTGTTCCCGCAGAACAGCCGAAACCTGTGGCACATACGCAGATTAAAAGCGAGGTACAGCCTAAAGAATATACTCCACCCCTTAAGATACCAAAAAGAAAAAGTGCCGCAGCACCGAAAAGAAACAGCGGGCGCAATACGCTGTGCATCGTGCTTTCCGTGCTACTTATCATACAGATCGTGGCGGTGGCCCTCTACGGCTGGCCGGGGTTTATGGTCGGCGGCGGAGTCAAGCGCCCTTCCGTACAGAAAAGCGACAGCTTTACCTTGCAGGAAGGGCAGACCACAGTTTCGACCGACGGCGGTGTGACGGTGGACTTCGGCCCATATAACGCAATGGACGGAGAAAAGGTGTCGGTAAAGGAGCTGTCCGCCGACAGCGACAGCATAGAGGGCGGCACACGCACGGCCTATGACATTTCAGCCGGTGAACGCACCGAGTTCGATGGTCTTTTGACGATCACGCTACCCTATGACGAAAGCAAAACCGATTCCACCGATGAGGAAGGTTCCGTGCTGGCGGAGTATTACAACAGGGAAACCAGCGAATGGGAGCTTGTGGACTACACCGTAAACACCACCGACAACACCGTTAACATCACCACCGACCATCTTTCGCAGTACTGCACTGTCACCCTGCGGGACGCAGGTTCGCCCTACGCTCTGCTGTCCAAATTCAGCAGCAAACGTCTGGACGATGAAACCGCGATAGCGATACTGCGAGAGTATGAACAGACTGGGCAGCCCGGCGAAGTGAGCGACAGTTTGCTGCAAACGTTTTACAAACAGTTTTTACCCATGCAATACCAACAAAATCTCGGTGACACCGAAGCGGAGGCTGTACATGAGCTTGTGGACTGGCTAGCCGACGTGAGTGAGCTAGCAGCGCAGGGCGGCGGCTATAAGCAAGCGGCAAGCGTCTTGGAAAAAACCGGCTATATGCTCCTTGGAGTTTCTGCTTTATCGCTGGGAGACACCATGATAGACGCATATAAGGGCAAAGAATCTGCCGAAACGGTGGCAGCGGAGGCTTACAAGCTGTCCTACAATGTTGGCGTGGCATTACTTGACTATAAAAAAATCACCACCGGCATGGTACAGCTCTCCATGCTGGGGGTCATCGCCCTTGACTACTCCCTGAACAAGTTCATGGTGGCAGCCAACCAAACCTATAAGGACGCTATTTTCAAAGCGGTTATTGCCTACAACGAGGAGGTACACCCGTGGACGGAGGCCGAATGGTACGCCCGCATTATGGGACTGTACAAAAACCGTGGTGACAACCCAGAAAAGTTCAACGCCGCTTTGAGAGGCATCATGGAAAACTACAGCTCCCGTTATTTCCATGACACATGGGAGGAGCAGCAGGTGGCAGCCAACCTAGCGGGTCTGCATACCTACACCACGGACGCCTTGCAGGTCACCGATGCCGCCAAGGAGTATTGCATCGAGCAGTATATGGCTCGTTTGGGCGAAAGACTTCAACCCGTCTTAGGCGAGGTTGTGAAGCGGATACGCTATGACTCTCTAAAGGCTTACGGCAAAAACGCCACGGAGCTACGGCAGGCACTCAACGCACCACTGGTATTTGAGGTCGCAGAGGAAATTCCCGACGGCGAAAAGAGCCAATATGCTGGCTGCACCGTGGTAATCTCCCGTCCAAATGCACCTGTGGGCGGGGCTTGGACAGTGGGACTGGACAAGTACGGACGGGCTTCACTCGACGCCACCATCTTGGGGTATATGCAGGCGGGCATCCCCACTCAGCTTCGTTTATGGAACAAGGGCGATGACGAGTTTGAGGACGAGCCGCTACTGACACAAACCTTTAAGGTTACGGAAAAGGTCACGGTGATCCCACTGGGTAAAACGGGTATCGATGCAAAATGGTTCGAAGGTAACTGGCGTAATCCAGTTCATAATACGGTAATGCGACTTGAAATAATCGATGATACAAAATGTAGCTATACAACAACAATTGACGATGAAAGTATCACCACCCAAACGACCTATGTTTTTGACAAAGAAACAAGCTCAATCACATTTGCAGCAAGCGATAAAAATGGAACAGATGGTCGCGTTTGGATGCCAGAAGTGATTTTCCATGGCTATGAAGAAAATGGGGGTGGCTATATCGCAAGTGGCAGCGGTAGCCGTTATGAGCGGATCAAATAA
- a CDS encoding zinc ribbon domain-containing protein — protein MTKKNKNKIPLPILILICAVLVFAMYLSLSTLTLAICGDSVMGTVDSYQSRLDDTDATQNRSRTISKGYWFLANGKEYRGHVMYQSDEAWPNLTEGETHSERIRYLGLFPYVNKPAMLSEFSEMGEVAIIYHILAPIGYLLLLLLVIRTARGGKKKKTTVRKPAAPQIIEARSDTNMFCYNCGNKLPKGVVFCSGCGVKIQASTPNICTTCGATLPEDAEFCISCGKAVNLRTPEPMEVSQASSSAPPQDDTGLVGFSDRCNSPEILATAQKNKKFSIGCMWILVFVPLIGFPVAGLLMDDFPFGESLVIGVGIALIMLVVNLLALRKTKQPMWDGVVVNKYSKEKSEHRGGEDDNWRTYTEYNTIINTDGGKKKIIVEKDSNRHMYDYLGVGDKVRFHPKFGTYEKYDKSKDRIIYCNVCSMMNPIQNDRCERCNNLLFK, from the coding sequence ATGACAAAGAAAAATAAAAATAAAATACCATTGCCGATACTTATATTAATTTGCGCCGTGCTGGTGTTTGCTATGTATTTGAGCCTCTCTACGCTGACGCTTGCAATATGTGGCGACAGCGTTATGGGCACGGTGGACAGCTATCAGTCGCGTCTTGACGATACTGATGCGACGCAAAACCGCTCCCGCACCATTTCCAAAGGCTATTGGTTTCTGGCAAATGGCAAGGAATATCGGGGTCATGTGATGTACCAAAGCGACGAGGCATGGCCAAACCTTACCGAGGGTGAAACGCACTCGGAGCGCATCCGCTATCTTGGCCTTTTCCCATATGTCAACAAGCCTGCCATGCTGTCCGAATTTAGCGAGATGGGCGAAGTTGCGATCATTTACCATATCCTCGCACCCATCGGTTATCTGCTTTTGCTGCTACTTGTAATTCGCACAGCTAGAGGCGGGAAAAAGAAGAAAACAACGGTGAGAAAACCTGCCGCACCTCAAATAATCGAAGCAAGGAGTGATACAAATATGTTTTGTTATAACTGCGGAAATAAGCTGCCGAAGGGAGTGGTTTTCTGTTCAGGCTGCGGAGTAAAAATACAGGCCAGTACCCCTAACATCTGCACTACCTGTGGCGCAACTCTACCGGAGGACGCTGAATTTTGTATCAGTTGCGGCAAGGCAGTAAATTTAAGAACGCCGGAGCCGATGGAGGTAAGTCAAGCGTCATCTTCCGCTCCCCCACAGGATGACACGGGGCTGGTCGGCTTTTCCGACAGGTGTAATTCACCGGAGATACTAGCCACCGCACAGAAAAACAAGAAATTCTCTATTGGCTGTATGTGGATATTGGTTTTCGTGCCACTCATCGGTTTTCCCGTCGCTGGTCTGCTGATGGACGATTTCCCCTTTGGTGAATCTCTTGTCATCGGTGTTGGCATTGCCCTTATCATGCTGGTCGTTAATCTGCTGGCCTTGCGAAAAACCAAGCAGCCCATGTGGGATGGCGTAGTCGTCAATAAGTACAGCAAGGAGAAAAGCGAGCATAGGGGCGGCGAGGACGATAACTGGAGAACCTATACAGAATATAACACTATCATCAACACCGATGGGGGAAAGAAGAAAATCATCGTAGAAAAAGACAGTAACAGGCATATGTACGACTATCTGGGTGTAGGCGACAAGGTGCGTTTTCATCCGAAGTTCGGTACGTATGAAAAATACGACAAATCAAAAGATCGCATCATCTACTGCAACGTGTGTTCTATGATGAATCCAATACAGAATGATCGCTGCGAAAGGTGTAATAATCTGCTGTTTAAATAA